A stretch of Saccharothrix texasensis DNA encodes these proteins:
- the rpmB gene encoding 50S ribosomal protein L28, whose translation MAAVCDVCGKGPGFGHSVSHSHRKTNRRWNPNIQTVRAKVSSSTRQRLNVCTSCLKAGKVVRG comes from the coding sequence GTGGCTGCCGTGTGCGACGTCTGTGGCAAGGGGCCGGGCTTCGGCCATTCTGTCTCGCACTCCCACCGGAAGACGAACCGCCGGTGGAACCCGAACATTCAGACCGTGCGCGCGAAGGTTTCCTCTTCGACGCGGCAGCGGCTGAACGTGTGCACCTCGTGCCTGAAGGCGGGCAAGGTGGTGCGCGGCTGA
- a CDS encoding DAK2 domain-containing protein, with protein sequence MQALDAVAVRQWADACVRSLDANREDIDRSNVFPVPDGDTGTNLLQTMRSALDALLRTPVDTVGAALGALARGALAGARGNSGVILSQVLRGLAEAVQGASTASGASLRRALWRADELATAAVSEPVAGTVLSVLRAAAEAARDSASDDLDEVITVAAKAGAEALAETPRQLAVLARAGVVDAGGRGLVVLLDTLAAVVTGREVEDAPVVATVPREPLTTAREAGSAEFEYEVMYLLDGSPAVEALKGELTAVGDCVSVVGDGAGLWTVHVHCNDIGAAVEAGIRAGRPHRITVTRFADQIAAQAPRFVRDRAIVVLVEGEGAAELFRSEGAVVFEPGDGVTAADLLAVVVSTRARQVTVLPGDPTWREPLDEAVTQAVAAGQDVVVVPTFSPVQALAALAVHSPTRRAGDDVVAMAEAAAATRRGEVAVSDREAITWVGRCRPGDLLGMVDGEVVLVEPDPADVGALACRLVDRMLASGGELVTVLLGRAAPDGVERVLEDHLRVAHPEVELAAYPGGQRDALLTVGVE encoded by the coding sequence ATGCAGGCACTCGATGCGGTCGCGGTGCGCCAGTGGGCGGACGCCTGTGTTCGGTCCCTGGACGCCAACCGGGAGGACATCGATCGCAGCAACGTGTTCCCCGTGCCGGACGGCGACACCGGGACCAACCTGCTCCAGACGATGCGCTCGGCGTTGGACGCGCTGCTCAGGACACCCGTCGACACGGTGGGCGCGGCGTTGGGCGCGCTCGCGCGAGGCGCGCTGGCCGGTGCGCGGGGCAACTCCGGGGTGATCCTGTCGCAGGTGCTGCGCGGCCTGGCGGAGGCCGTCCAAGGGGCCTCCACGGCGTCCGGCGCGTCGTTGCGGCGGGCGTTGTGGCGTGCCGACGAACTGGCCACCGCGGCCGTCTCGGAGCCGGTGGCGGGCACGGTGCTGTCCGTGCTGCGCGCGGCGGCCGAGGCGGCTCGCGACAGCGCGTCCGACGACCTGGACGAGGTGATCACGGTCGCGGCGAAGGCGGGCGCGGAGGCGCTGGCCGAGACACCGCGCCAGCTGGCCGTGCTGGCGCGGGCCGGTGTGGTGGACGCGGGCGGGCGCGGGCTGGTGGTGCTGCTGGACACGTTGGCGGCGGTGGTCACCGGGCGCGAGGTCGAGGACGCGCCGGTCGTCGCCACGGTGCCGCGCGAGCCGCTGACCACCGCGCGGGAGGCCGGGTCGGCCGAGTTCGAGTACGAGGTCATGTACCTGCTGGACGGCTCGCCGGCCGTGGAAGCGTTGAAGGGCGAGCTGACGGCCGTCGGCGACTGCGTGTCCGTGGTCGGCGACGGCGCCGGGCTGTGGACCGTGCACGTGCACTGCAACGACATCGGCGCGGCCGTGGAGGCGGGCATCCGGGCCGGCCGGCCGCACCGGATCACGGTGACGCGCTTCGCCGACCAGATCGCCGCCCAGGCGCCCCGGTTCGTGCGCGACCGGGCGATCGTCGTGCTGGTCGAGGGCGAGGGCGCGGCCGAGCTGTTCCGGTCCGAGGGCGCGGTGGTGTTCGAGCCCGGCGACGGGGTGACGGCCGCGGACCTGCTGGCCGTGGTGGTGAGCACGCGGGCGCGGCAGGTGACCGTGCTGCCCGGCGACCCGACCTGGCGCGAACCGCTGGACGAGGCCGTCACGCAAGCCGTCGCCGCGGGTCAGGACGTCGTGGTCGTGCCCACGTTCTCCCCGGTGCAGGCGCTGGCGGCGCTGGCCGTGCACTCGCCGACCCGCCGCGCCGGCGACGACGTGGTCGCGATGGCCGAGGCGGCGGCGGCCACCCGCCGCGGCGAGGTCGCGGTGTCCGACCGGGAGGCGATCACCTGGGTCGGCCGGTGCCGCCCCGGCGACCTGCTGGGCATGGTGGACGGCGAGGTCGTGCTGGTCGAGCCCGACCCGGCCGACGTGGGCGCGCTGGCGTGCCGGCTGGTCGACCGGATGCTCGCCAGCGGTGGCGAGCTGGTCACCGTGCTGTTGGGGCGGGCCGCCCCGGACGGGGTCGAGCGGGTGCTGGAAGATCACCTGCGCGTCGCCCACCCGGAGGTGGAACTGGCCGCCTACCCGGGCGGGCAGCGCGACGCCCTGCTGACTGTCGGTGTCGAGTAG
- the recG gene encoding ATP-dependent DNA helicase RecG: protein MTTFDEKLVSVLGKKSADALEAGLGLTTVGELLRHYPRRYDERGKLTEIAGLELGEHATVQARVKSARQRRMKSRSGELLEAVITDGSSDLHLVFFGRGSRKVERELLPGREAMFAGKVGMFNGKLQLAHPDYQVLDGEDAAAADFAGAMIPVYPAAQGIQSWNVSNCVEQVLAVWDGVAQDPLPESLRAERGLIGLEKALRDIHRPDGWAAITVAQQRLKWDEAMAVQLTLAQRRRSATARPAPACPPRAGLVRDAFEARLPFELTAGQREVGEQIVRDLSGEHPMNRLLQGEVGSGKTIVALRAMLQVVDAGRQAAMLAPTEVLAAQHARSLRELLGDLGQAGELGGAEHATRVTLLTGSMATAARKRALLEIVSGEAGIVVGTHALIQDKVEFADLGLVVVDEQHRFGVEQRAALSGRAGGSTPHVLVMTATPIPRTVAMTVYGDLEVSALRELPQGRSPISTSVVPVAAKPGWLDRAWQRIHEEVRKGHQAYVVCPRIGDGDAEDDGEAPPKESAAKGSSKGSPKDDGSDRRPPLAVVDVANRLAEGPLRGLRIDILHGRMPPEDKDAVMRAFAANEVQVLVATTVVEVGVNVPNATVMVIMDADRFGVSQLHQLRGRVGRGSAAGLCLLVTEMPDGTSTMERLRAVESTLDGFELAQLDLELRREGDILGAAQSGTRSGLKMLSLLRDEDVIAEARVVAQEVVEADPELTAHPGLAGLVAGLLDDERAEYLEKA from the coding sequence ATGACGACCTTCGACGAGAAGCTGGTGTCGGTGCTCGGCAAGAAGAGCGCCGACGCGCTGGAGGCCGGGCTCGGCCTGACCACCGTCGGTGAGCTGCTGCGCCACTACCCGCGCCGCTACGACGAGCGCGGCAAGCTGACCGAGATCGCCGGGCTGGAGCTGGGAGAGCACGCCACCGTGCAGGCGCGGGTCAAGAGCGCGCGGCAGCGGCGGATGAAGTCGCGCAGCGGCGAGCTGCTGGAGGCCGTGATCACCGACGGCAGCAGCGACCTGCACCTGGTGTTCTTCGGGCGCGGCTCGCGCAAGGTCGAGCGGGAGCTGCTGCCGGGGCGCGAGGCGATGTTCGCGGGCAAGGTCGGCATGTTCAACGGCAAGCTCCAGCTCGCGCACCCCGACTACCAGGTGCTCGACGGCGAGGACGCCGCGGCGGCCGACTTCGCGGGCGCGATGATCCCGGTCTACCCGGCGGCGCAGGGCATCCAGTCGTGGAACGTCTCCAACTGCGTCGAGCAGGTCCTCGCGGTGTGGGACGGGGTGGCGCAGGACCCGCTGCCGGAGTCGTTGCGCGCCGAGCGCGGGCTGATCGGCCTGGAGAAGGCGCTGCGCGACATCCACCGGCCGGACGGCTGGGCCGCGATCACCGTCGCGCAGCAGCGGTTGAAGTGGGACGAGGCGATGGCGGTGCAGCTCACGCTGGCGCAACGCCGCCGTTCGGCGACGGCCCGCCCCGCGCCCGCGTGCCCGCCCCGCGCCGGTCTGGTGCGCGACGCGTTCGAGGCCCGGCTGCCGTTCGAGCTGACGGCGGGGCAGCGCGAGGTCGGCGAGCAGATCGTCCGGGACCTGTCCGGCGAGCACCCGATGAACCGGCTGCTCCAGGGCGAAGTCGGCTCGGGGAAGACCATCGTGGCGCTGCGGGCGATGTTGCAGGTCGTCGACGCCGGGCGGCAGGCGGCGATGCTCGCGCCGACCGAGGTCCTGGCGGCGCAGCACGCGCGGTCGTTGCGGGAGCTGCTCGGCGACCTCGGGCAGGCCGGCGAGCTGGGTGGGGCCGAGCACGCGACCCGGGTGACGCTGCTGACCGGTTCGATGGCCACGGCGGCGCGGAAGCGGGCGCTGCTGGAGATCGTGTCCGGCGAGGCCGGGATCGTGGTCGGCACGCACGCGCTGATCCAGGACAAGGTGGAGTTCGCCGACCTGGGACTGGTCGTGGTGGACGAGCAGCACCGGTTCGGCGTGGAGCAGCGGGCCGCGTTGAGCGGGCGCGCCGGCGGGTCGACGCCGCACGTGCTGGTGATGACGGCCACACCGATCCCGCGCACGGTGGCGATGACGGTGTACGGCGACCTGGAGGTGTCCGCGCTGCGCGAGCTGCCGCAGGGTCGTTCGCCGATCAGCACGTCCGTGGTGCCGGTGGCGGCGAAGCCGGGCTGGCTGGACCGGGCGTGGCAGCGGATCCACGAAGAGGTCCGCAAGGGGCACCAGGCGTACGTGGTGTGCCCGCGGATCGGCGACGGCGACGCGGAGGACGACGGGGAGGCGCCGCCGAAGGAGTCCGCGGCCAAGGGCTCGTCGAAGGGCTCGCCGAAGGACGACGGTTCCGATCGGCGGCCGCCGCTCGCGGTGGTGGACGTGGCGAACCGGCTGGCCGAGGGGCCGTTGCGCGGCCTGCGGATCGACATCCTGCACGGCCGGATGCCGCCGGAGGACAAGGACGCGGTGATGCGGGCGTTCGCGGCGAACGAGGTGCAGGTGCTCGTCGCCACGACCGTCGTCGAGGTCGGCGTGAACGTGCCCAACGCCACCGTCATGGTGATCATGGACGCGGACCGGTTCGGGGTCAGCCAGCTGCACCAGCTGCGCGGCCGGGTCGGGCGGGGCAGCGCGGCGGGCCTGTGCCTGCTGGTTACCGAGATGCCGGACGGCACGTCGACGATGGAGCGGCTGCGGGCCGTGGAGTCCACCCTGGACGGGTTCGAGCTGGCGCAGCTGGACCTGGAGCTGCGGCGGGAGGGCGACATCCTCGGCGCGGCGCAGTCCGGGACGCGGTCGGGGCTGAAGATGCTGTCGCTGCTGCGCGACGAGGACGTGATCGCCGAGGCGCGGGTGGTGGCGCAGGAGGTCGTGGAGGCGGACCCCGAGCTGACCGCGCACCCCGGCCTGGCCGGGCTCGTGGCGGGGCTGCTGGACGACGAGCGGGCGGAGTACCTGGAGAAGGCGTAG